One genomic region from Salvelinus fontinalis isolate EN_2023a chromosome 18, ASM2944872v1, whole genome shotgun sequence encodes:
- the LOC129814902 gene encoding potassium voltage-gated channel subfamily A member 10-like — MEVPLVNFENMDDISINMGDPSDSRYPTSPTSEAVPDQNLVTNRVTSPNSAQHRGHQIRPDGFSPSTPPKLTAKGQSSCNSLLSNFKLLMNSEGSPIDSIFNQLVQECRDNEEDLFGEKLEVKDGNQKLVINISGMMFETQLKTLSQFPDTLLGDPAKRMYYFDPMKNEYFFDRNRPSFDGILYFYQSGGKIRRPANVSLEIFAKEIVFYKLGKEAMEQFREIEGFITEPEPLLPTNEVHKQFWLLFEYPESSSAARSVALVSVFVIVISIFIFCLETLPEFRDDVDFTATLSLGVNGTQEGPASVQNNLFAYFTDPFFIVETICIIWFCFELGVRFVVCPSKSDFFHNIMNTIDIVSIIPYFVTMVTELWTTPDEDINSSQNMSLAILRIIRLVRVFRIFKLSRHSKGLQILGQTLKASMRELGLLIFFLFIGVILFSSAIYFAEVDEPHTQFVSIPDGFWWAVVTMTTVGYGDMCPTTLGGKMVGTLCAIAGVLTIALPVPVIVSNFNYFYHRETEQAEKQVIDDATETAQKLSDANRYEYGGTTSPNMSKINGSAQDDKDDM, encoded by the coding sequence ATGGAGGTGCCACTGGTGAACTTTGAGAACATGGATGATATCAGCATCAACATGGGCGACCCCAGTGACTCGAGGTACCCCACTTCACCCACCTCAGAGGCGGTGCCTGATCAAAACCTAGTCACCAATCGTGTGACGTCACCAAATTCGGCGCAGCACCGTGGTCACCAGATCAGGCCTGACGGGTTTTCTCCCTCTACACCACCTAAACTGACTGCTAAAGGACAATCTAGCTGCAACAGTCTGCTGTCCAACTTCAAACTCCTGATGAACAGTGAGGGCTCACCGATTGACAGCATCTTCAATCAGCTGGTTCAGGAGTGCCGTGACAATGAAGAAGACCTGTTTGGGGAGAAGCTGGAAGTGAAGGATGGGAATCAGAAATTGGTCATCAATATTTCAGGCATGATGTTCGAGACACAACTCAAAACTTTATCACAGTTTCCAGACACCCTGCTAGGAGACCCCGCGAAAAGGATGTACTACTTCGACCCAATGAAGAACGAGTACTTTTTCGACAGGAATCGTCCAAGCTTCGATGGGATCTTGTACTTCTATCAGTCAGGGGGAAAAATTCGAAGACCTGCCAATGTCTCCTTAGAGATTTTCGCAAAAGAGATTGTTTTCTACAAATTAGGAAAAGAAGCTATGGAACAGTTCCGTGAAATTGAGGGGTTCATAACAGAACCCGAGCCGCTGTTGCCCACCAATGAGGTCCACAAGCAGTTTTGGCTCCTTTTTGAGTATCCAGAGAGTTCCAGTGCAGCTAGATCAGTGGCCCTGGTGTCTGTCTTTGTCATTGTCATCTCCATCTTCATTTTTTGCCTGGAAACTCTTCCAGAGTTCCGTGATGACGTAGACTTTACCGCCACCCTTTCCCTGGGTGTCAATGGAACCCAGGAAGGACCTGCTTCCGTCCAAAACAACTTATTTGCCTATTTCACAGACCCCTTTTTCATTGTGGAAACCATCTGCATAATTTGGTTCTGCTTTGAGCTTGGCGTACGCTTTGTGGTCTGCCCGAGCAAAAGTGACTTCTTCCATAACATTATGAACACCATTGACATTGTCTCGATAATCCCCTATTTTGTAACCATGGTGACAGAGCTGTGGACCACGCCAGATGAAGACATCAACTCCAGCCAGAACATGTCACTGGCCATCTTACGCATCATCCGTCTAGTGCGAGTCTTCCGAATCTTCAAGCTCTCGCGACACTCCAAGGGGCTTCAGATCCTGGGCCAGACCCTGAAAGCTAGTATGAGGGAGCTCGGTCTGCTGATCTTCTTCCTCTTTATTGGAGTCATACTCTTCTCCAGTGCCATCTACTTTGCTGAGGTGGACGAGCCCCACACACAGTTTGTCAGTATCCCTGACGGGTTCTGGTGGGCTGTGGTGACAATGACCACTGTGGGATACGGGGACATGTGTCCTACTACTCTGGGAGGTAAAATGGTGGGGACTCTCTGCGCCATTGCCGGCGTGTTGACCATCGCCTTACCCGTCCCTGTTATCGTCTCCAACTTTAACTATTTCTACCACCGGGAGACAGAGCAAGCAGAGAAACAAGTGATTGACGATGCGACAGAGACTGCTCAGAAATTATCTGACGCAAACAGATATGAGTATGGTGGTACAACCTCTCCTAACATGAGCAAAATCAATGGTAGCGCGCAGGATGACAAGGATGACATGTAA